From Pyrenophora tritici-repentis strain M4 chromosome 1, whole genome shotgun sequence, the proteins below share one genomic window:
- a CDS encoding Dimer-Tnp-hAT domain containing protein, whose protein sequence is MPAKRTRVNALEIATTSKRPRVAARHRGTASQPVLVDTRPFSPSPPPPPLSPRQALVAAPQAPNFEATLRESRAEETIIPPPEGSEHATVAASGAASEAVDEGFVWVEDKYDGFNWSRYPKHCKPPTSLSNRASWVYSHSYRIALRSNVAKVTWICHYCYKHKFTTVGRGIHDVSQSPSAPARHLGEDKKGHGLKPPSKRTTVAPRKETLLERALQKGCSQAVANELTNFNIQEFRLAAVTWLVENNLPLSQFESSSFRNMIQLASVEAERALWASHNSVSRYVIRLYNYLLPKVVASLSESMSKVHISFDGWTTKGGKRGYLGIVAHYVDSSGELRDLPIALPQLTGAHTGEAMAEVVMAIFKQFEITVGKLGYFVLDNAHNNNTTINTLALQMGFSATERRLRCGPHTLNLIGQMLLWGEEKESYDNEETERVNEAENMATWRGDGPLGVLLAVINYIKTPQQYALFEKYQKLAIRDQPVNAPTEQHKIKEPVKPVVTRWNSYVSCFERAVELQLAVNGYANYHIQKIETEDAYARSRNNKLPAAPDWMRSDGINAHDWQVIAEYIDVLRPLKQATKRLEGRGKSGAFGAIAEVIPVFEYLLGVYEDRLQSYEDVIHDEHTESPEDHLAINLRAALVKAREYYNKLDLSPAYYAATILHPRYKSYLDAAWADKPDWLESSNRKFQHLWAEYKSLPKPRLRPKVRHNDIDDAINSFIEPAGLTENEEDEYEAWKRSEPIASEGVDPIKYWVGLRDRYPSLSKFAIDMLSIPGSSCECERLFSELGDLLEPRRRSISPQLLAAIQCDRRWIRAGFGSGEVPVKEAISDEEMDAKYGVHKWDIS, encoded by the coding sequence atgccagcaaaaagaacacgcgttaatgctctagaaatcgcgacaacttcgaagcgccctagagtcgcagcgcgtcatcgcgggactgccagccaacctgtgctagtcgatactcggccattctcaccatctccacctcctccaccgctgtcgccgcgtcaagctctcgtcgccgcgccacaagcaccaaattttgaagcgaccctccgagagtcgcgcgccgaagagacaatcatcccaccacctgagggcagcgagcatgccactgttgcagcttcaggagcagctagcgaggctgtcgacgagggtttcgtatgggtagaggacaaatacgacggctttaattggagtcgctacccaaagcactgcaagccgcccacatcactttcgaaccgagcaagctgggtatacagccatagctatcgcatcgccttgcgcagcaacgtcgcaaaagtcacgtggatctgccactattgctataagcacaagttcactactgttggccgtggcatacatgacgtctcgcagtctccatcagcgccagcacgtcatctcggagaagacaagaaaggtcatggcttgaagcctccaagtaagcgcactaccgtcgctcctcggaaagaaactctcctcgaacgcgcccttcagaagggctgctctcaggctgttgccaacgagcttaccaacttcaatatacaagagtttaggcttgcggccgtcacctggctcgtcgaaaacaacctcccactctcacaattcgaatcatcgtcttttcgcaatatgatacaattagctagcgtagaggcagaacgagccctgtgggcatctcataacagcgtctcacgatacgttatacgcctgtacaactacctgttaccaaaggttgtcgcaagcctttcagaatcaatgagcaaagtccatataagctttgacggatggacgacaaaaggtggcaagcgcggttacttaggtatcgtcgcccactacgttgatagctctggcgagctcagggacttgcctattgcgctcccacaactgacaggtgcccacaccggcgaggccatggctgaggtcgtgatggcaatattcaagcagttcgaaatcactgtgggcaagctcggttacttcgtcctcgacaacgcacataacaacaacaccacgatcaacactctcgccttgcagatgggcttcagcgctaccgagcgtcgccttcgctgcggtcctcatacgcttaatctcattggccagatgctactctggggtgaggagaaagagtcctacgacaacgaggagactgagcgcgtgaacgaagctgagaacatggctacttggcgaggcgatggaccattaggagtgcttctcgcggttatcaactacatcaaaacaccacaacagtacgctctttttgagaagtatcagaagctcgctattagggaccagcctgtcaacgcgccaacagaacagcacaaaatcaaggagcccgtcaagccagttgttactcgctggaactcttacgtttcgtgttttgagcgcgctgttgagttgcaattagcggttaatgggtacgccaactaccatattcagaagattgaaactgaagacgcgtacgcccgaagtcgtaacaacaagctgcctgcagcgccggattggatgaggtctgatgggatcaatgcccatgactggcaggtgattgctgagtatattgatgtgctcaggccactgaaacaagctacaaaacggcttgaaggccgcggcaaaagcggtgcttttggagcaatcgctgaggttattccagtatttgaatacttacttggagtctatgaggaccgcttgcaaagctatgaagacgtcattcacgatgagcatacagagtcacccgaagaccaccttgctatcaacctccgcgctgccctagttaaagcccgcgagtactacaacaagctcgacctctcgccagcttactatgctgctacaatccttcatcctcgctacaaaagctaccttgacgcagcgtgggcggataagcctgattggctagagagcagcaaccgcaagtttcaacatttgtgggcggagtacaaaagcttaccgaagccgcgcttacgccccaaagtcaggcacaatgatatagacgacgctatcaacagctttattgagcctgcagggcttacggagaacgaggaggatgaatatgaggcttggaaacgcagcgaaccgatcgctagcgagggcgtcgaccctataaaatactgggtaggactccgcgatcgctaccccagccttagcaaatttgctatcgacatgctatcaatcccaggctcaagctgtgagtgtgagcgcttattcagcgagctgggtgacctcctcgagccccgtcggcgcagcatttctccgcaacttctagcagcaatacagtgcgatcgacgatggataagagctggatttggcagtggtgaggtgcctgtaaaggaggctatcagcgatgaggagatggacgcgaaatacggtgtacataagtgggatattagctga